A portion of the Melitaea cinxia chromosome 1, ilMelCinx1.1, whole genome shotgun sequence genome contains these proteins:
- the LOC123659183 gene encoding pancreatic triacylglycerol lipase-like: protein MIRYSIYFLIVCIGISAALPADPVIRKLDPNLRFKYETDGSGKNVLVDTWMKLSDLAATARFNPIATNSYNLFTRQNPTISQNLLFNNIPNLLASNFDSSKRTVILIHTWRTQVISDFSITLVPALLAAADLNVILVDWTAGSNTINYPVLIDNCVESGRAVALFIDWLNQSTGSSPSQFHIIGHGFGGHQAGIAARYVQGEVGYVTALDPSFYGWLNHNYRLQPEDSAYTEVIHTNAGMSGYLGDLGHVDFYPNGGESMPGCSSHACDHARSYFYFAESVLSGGFTGRQCSSYLAAIFGICSLPGRLQMGGLTPKTGQSGIYTVDTNATPPYSRG from the exons ATGATTAGGtactcaatatattttttaattgtttgcaTTGGAATATCAGCTG CTCTCCCAGCTGATCCTGTTATAAGAAAACTAGATCCAAACTTACGCTTCAAATATGAAACGGATGGCAGTGGAAAAAACGTATTAGTCGATACATGGATGAAACTGAGTGATTTGGCCGCTACAGCAAGATTCAACCCTATTGCAACAAACtcctataatttatttaccag ACAAAATCCAACTATAAGccaaaatttactatttaataatattcctAATCTTCTGGCTTCAAACTTTGATAGCAGTAAAAGGACTGTAATTCTCATTCATACTTGGAGAACTCAAGTTATTTCGGACTTTAGTATAACACTTGTTCCtg CACTATTAGCCGCAGCAGATTTAAATGTCATCCTGGTAGACTGGACCGCCGGTAGTAATACCATAAACTATCCTGTTCTTATCGATAATTGTGTCGAGTCTGGACGGGCTGTTGCGCTATTTATTGACTGGCTTAATCAATCAACTGGTTCCTCACCATCGCAATTCCATATTATAGGCCACGGCTTTGGCGGTCATCAAGCCGGTATAGCAGCAAGATATGTACAAGGAGAAGTTGGATACGTAACAG caTTGGATCCATCATTTTATGGATGGCTAAACCACAATTACCGCCTCCAGCCTGAGGATAGCGCGTACACAGAAGTTATCCACACAAATGCTGGTATGAGTGGATATCTTGGAGACTTAGGTCACGTAGATTTTTATCCTAATGGAGGAGAATCAATGCCTGGGTGCAGCTCACACGCCTGTGATCACGCGAGAAGTTACTTTTACTTTGCGGAATCTGTACTTTCTGGAGGTTTTACCGGCAGACAATGTTCAAGCTATTTAGCTGCTATTTTCGGAATTTGTTCATTACCAGGAAGGTTACAAATGGGTGGATTAACACCTAAGACTGG aCAATCTGGCATATATACTGTTGATACGAATGCCACTCCACCATATTCAAGAGGTTGA